From one Chlamydiifrater phoenicopteri genomic stretch:
- a CDS encoding V-type ATP synthase subunit B, giving the protein MRTIYTKITDIKGNLITVDAKDTSLGELALIERADGRSSYASVLRFDSNKVTLQVFGGTSGLSNGDRVTFLGHAMEVVYGDSLLGRRLNGIGRPLDDDKEPIMGDPIGISTPTFNPVCRVVPREMVRTNIPMIDVFNCLVRSQKIPIFSSSGEKHNALLMRIAAQTDADVVIIGGMGLTFVDYSYLVEEAKRTGLLDKCIIFAHKAVDAPVECMLVPDMALACAERFAIDKKLNVLVLLTDMTAFADALKEISITMDQIPANRGYPGSLYSDLAVRYEKAVEIAQGGSITLIAVTTMPGDDVTHPVPDNTGYITEGQFYLRGGRIDPFGSLSRLKQLVIGKATREDHGDLANTLIRLYADSRKAVERMSMGFKLSKWDQKLLSFSEQFESRLMDLNVNISLEKALDIGWQILRNSFYPEETGIKQQLIDKFWPK; this is encoded by the coding sequence ATGCGAACGATTTACACAAAGATAACAGATATAAAAGGGAATCTTATCACAGTTGATGCGAAGGATACTTCTTTAGGGGAGTTAGCTTTAATTGAACGTGCTGATGGTCGTTCCTCATATGCTTCCGTTTTGCGCTTTGACTCCAATAAGGTTACTCTACAGGTTTTTGGAGGTACCTCAGGGCTTTCAAATGGGGATAGAGTTACATTTTTAGGACACGCCATGGAGGTTGTTTATGGTGATTCCCTTCTGGGTAGAAGATTGAATGGCATTGGACGGCCTTTAGATGATGATAAAGAGCCCATTATGGGTGACCCTATAGGGATATCTACTCCAACATTTAATCCGGTATGTCGAGTCGTTCCCAGAGAAATGGTGCGAACGAATATTCCCATGATAGATGTTTTCAATTGTTTAGTTCGTTCACAGAAGATACCTATATTTTCTTCTTCTGGGGAGAAACACAACGCTTTACTTATGCGTATTGCTGCTCAAACTGACGCAGACGTTGTCATCATTGGGGGTATGGGTTTAACTTTTGTAGACTATAGTTATTTAGTAGAAGAGGCGAAAAGGACGGGACTACTAGATAAGTGTATTATTTTTGCGCATAAAGCTGTAGATGCGCCAGTGGAGTGTATGCTTGTTCCTGATATGGCGTTAGCTTGCGCAGAGCGATTTGCTATTGATAAAAAGTTAAATGTCTTAGTTTTGTTAACGGATATGACAGCGTTTGCTGATGCTCTAAAGGAAATATCCATAACAATGGATCAAATCCCTGCTAATCGTGGTTATCCAGGATCTTTGTATTCAGATTTAGCTGTGCGTTACGAAAAGGCTGTAGAAATTGCCCAAGGAGGATCGATCACGCTTATAGCTGTGACGACAATGCCTGGAGATGACGTTACTCACCCTGTTCCCGATAACACGGGATATATTACCGAAGGGCAGTTTTATTTAAGGGGTGGTAGAATAGATCCCTTTGGATCTCTTTCTCGATTAAAGCAGCTTGTAATAGGTAAAGCTACTAGAGAGGATCATGGAGATTTAGCAAATACTTTGATTCGTCTGTATGCAGACTCTCGTAAAGCTGTGGAGAGAATGTCTATGGGATTTAAGCTGTCGAAGTGGGATCAAAAGTTATTGAGTTTTTCAGAGCAATTCGAATCTAGACTTATGGATTTGAATGTTAACATATCATTGGAAAAGGCTCTGGATATCGGTTGGCAGATTCTTAGAAACTCTTTTTATCCCGAAGAAACAGGAATAAAACAACAACTGATAGATAAATTCTGGCCTAAGTAG
- a CDS encoding DUF2764 family protein has product MTKYYFLSSFMPAQQPDKEAVFSLADLDDLLVTNLSKKDWSDYRLIKRLFDLENFAFFWNNKEIRHSFGEVTQENVCELLRFQQWEGEEDFEDFFRDFLQVYKSSEERIQAYSLLVRDFLVYYSDRCSGFLKEYLSFKQNLRIVLAGYRARAMRMDMSYVLRNEDHSDPIVLHTLMQKDAPQYELPWEFRDLKASLEDYGRLSHTLYQSLELYEFYKLEEMTRDYYFDSGLVLGRAVSYLLALRRSRANVDVGKIFIGEMEKSLTW; this is encoded by the coding sequence ATGACTAAATATTACTTCCTTTCGTCTTTCATGCCTGCGCAACAGCCCGATAAAGAGGCTGTATTTTCTTTGGCTGATTTGGACGATTTGTTGGTCACGAATCTTTCTAAAAAGGATTGGTCTGATTACAGGTTAATTAAGCGGTTATTCGACTTAGAGAATTTTGCTTTTTTTTGGAACAATAAAGAAATACGTCACTCTTTTGGTGAAGTTACGCAAGAAAATGTTTGTGAGTTGTTGCGTTTTCAGCAATGGGAGGGCGAAGAAGATTTTGAAGACTTTTTCAGGGACTTTTTGCAGGTGTACAAAAGTTCCGAAGAACGGATCCAAGCTTATTCTCTATTGGTTAGGGATTTCTTAGTTTATTATAGTGATCGTTGTAGTGGATTTCTCAAAGAGTATCTTTCTTTTAAGCAGAATTTGCGAATAGTACTGGCTGGATACAGAGCTAGGGCTATGCGCATGGATATGTCCTACGTTTTAAGAAATGAGGATCATTCAGATCCGATAGTTCTACACACTCTTATGCAAAAAGATGCGCCACAGTATGAACTTCCGTGGGAGTTCAGGGATTTGAAGGCTAGTTTAGAGGATTATGGTAGGCTTTCGCATACTTTATACCAGTCTTTAGAGTTGTATGAATTTTATAAGCTGGAAGAAATGACGAGAGATTATTACTTTGACTCAGGCTTGGTTCTTGGTAGAGCCGTTTCGTACTTATTGGCTTTAAGGCGATCTAGAGCGAATGTTGATGTTGGGAAAATTTTTATTGGTGAAATGGAGAAGTCGTTGACATGGTGA
- a CDS encoding ferredoxin: MNENVALEFLCVKCNKERVSFSLLHFPSELICPHCGSFYKLDEESEGKTLKNFRDLCRQIQLSKDILGAMSVGVSVGESTVEVPFNLLLTRFPLRLSFVLEGKKFFVECIFDALRQEPLAREVACVFSGGASSDSEFDF, from the coding sequence ATGAATGAGAATGTTGCGTTAGAGTTTCTTTGTGTTAAGTGCAACAAAGAGCGTGTCTCATTCTCTCTTCTGCATTTTCCTTCGGAGTTGATTTGTCCGCACTGTGGCTCCTTCTATAAGTTGGATGAAGAGAGCGAAGGAAAAACTCTGAAAAACTTTAGAGATTTGTGTAGACAGATTCAATTGTCCAAAGATATTTTGGGCGCGATGTCTGTAGGAGTCTCCGTCGGAGAGTCTACGGTGGAGGTGCCCTTTAATCTTTTGCTTACGCGTTTTCCTCTGAGACTGTCTTTTGTTCTAGAAGGGAAGAAGTTTTTTGTGGAATGTATTTTTGATGCCTTGCGCCAGGAACCGTTAGCTAGGGAAGTGGCGTGCGTATTCTCCGGAGGAGCTTCTTCTGATTCTGAGTTCGATTTTTAA
- the tal gene encoding transaldolase encodes MASQLDQLKEFSTISCDTADSSLIKKFGARDATTNPSLILRVAQDERYGELLNEAVYWGIKQNGDEVQTLQFIQDKILANIGAEILKEVPGRVSTEIDARLSFNTEGMVQRAKFVMSLYEAMGISRDRVLIKLPGTWEGIRAAGFLESEGIKCNVTLVFSLMQAIAAAEAKVTLISPFVGRIYDWWIAHYGEADYSIDNDPGVVSVTNIYAYYKKFKISTEIMAASFRTKEQVLALAGCDLLTVSPKLLEELQQSEDKVERKLSEDVANALQIEPINLTESVFRFLLNEDIMATDKLSEGIRIFASDAQVLDASITEFIRLISEGAK; translated from the coding sequence ATGGCAAGTCAGCTAGATCAACTTAAAGAGTTCAGCACTATTTCTTGTGATACTGCCGACTCGTCTTTAATTAAGAAGTTTGGGGCTAGGGACGCTACGACGAATCCATCTTTAATTCTTCGCGTTGCTCAAGATGAGCGTTACGGAGAACTTCTCAATGAAGCTGTTTATTGGGGAATTAAACAGAATGGAGATGAGGTTCAGACTCTACAATTTATTCAAGACAAGATTTTGGCTAATATTGGTGCAGAAATTTTAAAAGAAGTGCCAGGAAGAGTTTCCACGGAAATAGACGCTCGTCTTTCCTTTAACACAGAGGGAATGGTTCAGAGAGCAAAGTTTGTTATGAGTCTCTATGAGGCTATGGGGATATCAAGAGATAGGGTTCTAATTAAACTTCCAGGGACCTGGGAGGGGATTCGTGCTGCAGGATTTTTGGAAAGTGAGGGAATTAAGTGTAACGTTACCCTAGTTTTTAGTCTTATGCAGGCTATTGCTGCAGCTGAAGCCAAAGTGACTTTGATTTCGCCTTTTGTTGGTCGTATATATGATTGGTGGATAGCCCATTATGGAGAGGCTGATTATTCTATAGATAATGATCCTGGGGTTGTTTCTGTAACCAATATTTATGCTTATTATAAGAAGTTTAAGATTTCCACGGAAATTATGGCGGCCTCTTTTCGTACCAAAGAGCAGGTTTTAGCCTTAGCAGGATGTGATCTTCTTACAGTCTCTCCAAAATTGTTGGAAGAGTTGCAGCAGTCTGAGGATAAAGTAGAAAGAAAGCTTTCAGAAGATGTTGCCAATGCATTACAAATAGAGCCCATTAATTTGACAGAAAGTGTTTTTCGTTTTCTTCTGAACGAGGACATAATGGCTACGGATAAATTATCTGAGGGAATCAGGATTTTTGCTTCAGATGCTCAAGTGCTGGATGCTTCCATAACTGAATTTATTAGATTAATTTCAGAAGGGGCAAAATAA
- a CDS encoding V-type ATP synthase subunit E (produces ATP from ADP in the presence of a proton gradient across the membrane; the E subunit is part of the catalytic core of the ATP synthase complex) codes for MGESHSDEKLKRICDALRTETLEPAEKEAASIIEGAKGQASAIIEEANRKAESLLAEAESKARDKIAKAEKALCQAGKRSLEALRHAVEEKFFKANLSEWLSSVLSSEKVVADLITALVGAVDAEGVKGPLVGYISKKLTPRSVNELLGKTITEKFKGKSVTLGDFQGGVQLKVNDRHWILDLSSEALQELFVRYLQKDFREMIFADSMSDDFSS; via the coding sequence ATGGGTGAATCGCACTCTGATGAGAAGCTAAAACGTATTTGTGATGCTTTAAGAACAGAAACCCTTGAACCTGCTGAGAAGGAAGCGGCTTCTATCATAGAGGGAGCAAAAGGTCAGGCGAGTGCGATCATAGAGGAAGCCAACAGGAAGGCCGAGTCTCTTTTGGCAGAAGCTGAAAGTAAAGCTCGAGACAAAATAGCTAAAGCAGAGAAGGCTCTATGTCAGGCTGGGAAAAGATCTTTAGAGGCTCTCAGGCATGCCGTAGAGGAAAAGTTCTTTAAAGCAAATCTTTCAGAGTGGCTTTCTTCGGTCTTGTCCTCAGAGAAGGTCGTTGCAGATCTTATAACAGCCTTAGTGGGTGCCGTAGATGCTGAGGGAGTTAAGGGGCCTTTAGTGGGTTATATTTCTAAAAAATTAACGCCAAGATCTGTTAACGAATTGTTAGGAAAGACAATAACAGAGAAGTTCAAGGGAAAAAGCGTAACTCTCGGAGATTTTCAGGGAGGGGTCCAGCTTAAGGTTAATGATAGACATTGGATTTTGGACCTTTCTTCAGAAGCTTTGCAAGAATTGTTCGTTCGCTATCTTCAAAAAGATTTTCGAGAGATGATTTTTGCTGATTCAATGAGCGATGATTTTTCCTCATAG
- a CDS encoding V-type ATP synthase subunit D has translation MAAPLKLTKNEFRARKSKLEWLQAYLPTLKLKKALLQSEVQAALSENELCEREYESTKHQVYAMAELFSIPIYIRDVEESFQVSRIDKELENIAGVEVPVFRGVEMKNSSYSLLDTPAWTDTLIALSRDFVVAKIKSAIAKERCEILQAELRNVSIRVNLFEKKLIPETKEAMKKITIFLNDRAMVDVGQNKIAKKKIEEKKEAFHEG, from the coding sequence ATGGCGGCGCCCTTGAAGCTAACAAAAAACGAATTTCGTGCCAGAAAGTCTAAGCTAGAATGGCTGCAAGCTTATTTGCCCACATTAAAGCTTAAAAAGGCTTTATTGCAATCAGAAGTGCAAGCAGCACTGTCAGAGAATGAGTTGTGTGAGAGAGAATACGAGTCAACGAAGCATCAGGTGTATGCTATGGCGGAGTTGTTTAGTATTCCAATTTATATTCGTGATGTCGAAGAAAGTTTTCAAGTTTCTAGAATAGATAAGGAATTAGAAAATATAGCTGGAGTAGAAGTTCCTGTTTTTCGTGGTGTTGAAATGAAAAACTCTTCCTATTCACTCCTAGATACTCCAGCATGGACAGATACTTTAATAGCTTTGTCTAGAGATTTTGTTGTTGCTAAGATTAAGTCAGCTATAGCCAAGGAGCGTTGCGAGATTTTACAAGCAGAGCTTCGAAATGTTTCTATTCGGGTAAATTTATTTGAAAAGAAGCTTATCCCAGAGACTAAGGAGGCTATGAAAAAGATAACAATTTTTCTTAATGATAGGGCTATGGTTGACGTCGGACAAAACAAAATAGCTAAGAAAAAAATCGAAGAGAAGAAAGAGGCTTTTCATGAGGGTTGA
- a CDS encoding V-type ATP synthase subunit A: protein MVNSSGQTTQGVVAEAFGNLLRVRFEGAVRQGEVAYVNVGEAWLKAEVIEVVDQEVKIQVFEDTLGVSRGNKVMFSGSLLEAELGPGLLKTIFDGLQNRLEVLAEDDLFLQRGKYVSPICRETLWKYTPKASVGQTVRRGDALGFVKEGLFDHKISVPYSLFQTFTLTWVISEGDYTVDTVVAKGRDETGTEHEFTMIQKWPIKQPLREGVEIPCKEIMSVGLRVLDTQIPILKGGTFCTPGPFGAGKTILQHHLSKYAAVDVVIMCACGERAGEVVEVLQEFPKLVDPYTKKALIDRTCIICNTSSMPVASRESSVYMGVTIAEYYRQMGLDVLLLADSTSRWAQALREISGRLEEIPGEEAFPAYLSSRIASFYERGGVIRNREGVEGSLTICGSVSPAGGNFEEPVTQSTLAVVGAFCGLSKARADARRYPSIDPMISWSKYLSKVGEILENKVSGWGELVERSDRLLREGSEIGKRMEVVGEEGVSLRDMETYLKAELYDFCYLQQNAFDPVDSYCPFDRQVVLFQLMNKIFDTTFSFEKVDDARSFFLELQSKIKTLNGLVFESPEYAEGINAIMKLLESRTEIKTA from the coding sequence ATGGTGAATAGTAGCGGACAAACAACTCAGGGAGTTGTCGCAGAAGCATTTGGAAATTTATTGCGAGTGCGTTTTGAGGGGGCAGTTCGTCAGGGGGAAGTTGCATATGTCAATGTAGGAGAGGCCTGGTTAAAGGCTGAGGTTATAGAAGTTGTAGATCAAGAAGTAAAGATCCAGGTTTTTGAAGATACCTTAGGAGTTTCTCGGGGTAATAAGGTAATGTTTTCAGGAAGCCTTCTGGAGGCAGAATTAGGGCCAGGTTTATTGAAAACAATTTTTGACGGATTGCAAAACCGCCTAGAGGTTTTAGCTGAGGACGACCTGTTTTTACAGCGGGGAAAGTATGTCTCGCCCATTTGTAGAGAAACTCTTTGGAAGTATACGCCTAAGGCTTCTGTGGGGCAAACTGTTCGGAGAGGGGATGCCCTGGGTTTTGTTAAAGAAGGACTTTTTGATCACAAGATTTCCGTGCCTTATAGCCTATTTCAGACTTTTACATTAACTTGGGTGATTTCTGAAGGAGACTATACGGTAGATACAGTTGTGGCCAAAGGTAGAGATGAGACTGGGACGGAACATGAATTCACAATGATTCAAAAATGGCCGATTAAACAGCCTCTTCGAGAGGGAGTAGAGATTCCCTGTAAAGAAATTATGAGTGTGGGACTCCGCGTATTGGATACTCAAATTCCTATCCTAAAGGGCGGAACTTTTTGTACGCCTGGGCCTTTTGGGGCGGGGAAAACTATCTTACAACATCATCTTTCTAAATATGCCGCTGTAGATGTCGTCATTATGTGTGCTTGTGGCGAAAGAGCGGGGGAAGTCGTTGAAGTTTTGCAAGAATTTCCTAAGCTAGTAGATCCTTACACTAAAAAAGCCCTGATTGATAGGACTTGTATTATTTGCAATACATCATCCATGCCAGTAGCTTCTAGAGAATCTTCTGTTTACATGGGAGTAACCATTGCGGAGTACTACCGTCAGATGGGATTGGATGTTTTATTATTAGCAGATTCTACTTCTCGATGGGCTCAGGCTCTTAGAGAAATTTCTGGTAGGCTAGAAGAAATTCCGGGAGAGGAGGCCTTCCCTGCGTACCTATCTTCTAGAATTGCCTCTTTTTATGAAAGAGGAGGAGTAATTCGGAACCGAGAAGGTGTAGAAGGGTCTTTGACAATATGTGGCTCTGTTTCTCCTGCTGGAGGAAACTTTGAGGAACCAGTGACCCAATCGACGCTAGCTGTTGTAGGAGCTTTTTGTGGGCTGTCAAAAGCTAGAGCAGATGCCCGAAGATATCCATCCATAGATCCAATGATCTCTTGGTCTAAGTATCTAAGTAAGGTAGGTGAGATTTTAGAAAATAAAGTCTCTGGGTGGGGAGAACTAGTAGAAAGATCAGATCGACTTCTCAGAGAAGGCAGTGAGATTGGAAAAAGAATGGAGGTTGTAGGAGAAGAGGGAGTTTCTTTGCGGGATATGGAAACTTACCTGAAAGCCGAATTGTATGATTTTTGCTACTTACAGCAAAATGCTTTTGATCCTGTTGACAGCTATTGTCCATTTGATCGTCAGGTAGTTCTATTTCAATTAATGAATAAGATATTTGACACCACTTTTTCATTTGAGAAAGTGGACGATGCTAGAAGTTTCTTTTTGGAGCTTCAAAGCAAAATTAAAACTCTGAATGGATTGGTATTTGAGTCTCCGGAGTATGCTGAGGGGATAAATGCTATTATGAAGTTGTTGGAATCAAGAACGGAAATAAAAACGGCTTAG
- the rpoC gene encoding DNA-directed RNA polymerase subunit beta': MFGENSRDISALAMKEGLFDKLEIGIASDSIIRDKWSCGEIKKPETINYRTFKPEKGGLFCEKIFGPTKDWECCCGKYKKIKHKGIVCDRCGVEVTLSKVRRERMAHIELAVPVVHIWFFKTTPSRIGNVLGMTASDLERVIYYEEYVVIDPGKTDLVKKQLLNDIQYREVVEKWGKDSFVAKMGGEAVYDLLKSEDLQTLLVELKDKLRKTKSQQARMKLAKRLKIVEGFVSSSNRPEWMVLKNVPVVPPDLRPLVPLDGGRFATSDLNDLYRRVINRNNRLKAILRLKTPEVIVRNEKRMLQEAVDALFDNGRHGHPVMGAGNRPLKSLSEMLKGKNGRFRQNLLGKRVDYSGRSVIIVGPELKFNQCGLPKEMALELFEPFIIKRLKDLGYVYTIRSAKKMIQRGSPEVWDVLEEIIKGHPVLLNRAPTLHRLGIQAFEPVLIEGKAIRVHPLVCAAFNADFDGDQMAVHVPLSVEAQLEAKVLMMAPDNIFLPSSGKPVAIPSKDMTLGLYYLMADPTYFPEKIKVFSGEKEVLVALNSGGFIDEELPGRRDETGRGLHIHETIKVRIDDQIIQTTPGRVLFNQIVPKELGFQNYSMPSKRISELILECYKKVGLEATVKFLDDLKDLGFVQATKAAISMGLKDVTIPPMKEDVLKEAYEKVAVVKKQYEDGIITDGERHSKTISIWTEVSDTLSDALYVEISKQKNSKHNPLFLMIDSGARGNKSQLKQLGALRGLMAKPNGAIIESPITSNFREGLTVLEYSISSHGARKGLADTALKTADSGYLTRRLVDVAQDVIITEPDCGTLNCIETAAIRQGTEELLSLKDRIYGRTVAEDIFRPGDKSQLLAKAGDVITSVQAEAIDDAGIESVKIFSTLTCESQRGVCAKCYGLNLANGRLIGMGEAVGIIAAQSIGEPGTQLTMRTFHLGGIAATSSTPEIVSDHDGVLVYMNLRVVEGQDGNNLVLNKKGALHIVKDDGRSLEEYKKLLGTKSIESLETIPVELGVKLLAGDGERISKGQKIAEVELHNIPIICDKPGFVKYEDLVEGVSTEKVVNKNTGLVELIVKQHRGELHPQIVIYNDPALTELIGTYAIPSGAIISVEEGQRVAPGMLLARLPRGAIKTKDITGGLPRVAELVEARKPEDAADIAKIDGVVDFKGVQKNKRIVVVRDEVTGMEEEHLVPLTKHLIVQRGDSVLKGQQLTDGLVVPHEILEICGVRELQRYLVNEVQEVYRLQGVDINDKHVEIIVRQMLQKVRITDPGDTTLLFGEDVDKKEFYEENKRTEEDGGKPAQAVPVLLGITKASLGTESFISAASFQDTTRVLTEAACSSKTDYLLGFKENVIMGHMIPGGTGFETHCRVKQYLEKEQEELVFDFSDE, translated from the coding sequence GGGTTATTCTGTGAAAAGATCTTCGGACCTACAAAAGACTGGGAGTGTTGCTGTGGTAAATATAAAAAAATTAAGCATAAGGGCATAGTTTGTGATCGTTGTGGAGTAGAGGTTACGCTTTCAAAGGTTCGTAGAGAGCGTATGGCTCACATAGAGCTTGCAGTCCCTGTCGTTCATATTTGGTTTTTTAAAACAACGCCTTCCAGAATTGGAAATGTTTTAGGTATGACTGCTTCGGATTTGGAGCGGGTTATCTACTATGAAGAGTATGTTGTAATAGATCCAGGAAAAACGGATCTAGTGAAGAAACAATTGCTCAATGATATCCAATATCGAGAAGTAGTTGAGAAGTGGGGTAAAGACTCTTTCGTGGCGAAAATGGGGGGAGAGGCTGTTTACGATTTGCTAAAAAGCGAGGATCTGCAAACCCTTCTTGTAGAGTTAAAGGATAAACTACGAAAGACGAAGTCCCAGCAAGCAAGAATGAAGCTAGCGAAACGACTGAAGATTGTGGAGGGTTTTGTTTCTTCTTCCAATCGTCCTGAGTGGATGGTTTTGAAAAATGTTCCTGTCGTTCCACCAGATCTTAGACCCTTAGTTCCTCTTGACGGGGGAAGGTTTGCTACTTCCGATTTAAATGATTTGTATCGTCGTGTTATCAACAGAAATAATCGTCTAAAGGCTATTTTAAGGCTTAAAACGCCTGAAGTTATTGTTCGTAACGAGAAAAGGATGCTTCAGGAGGCTGTTGACGCTCTATTTGACAATGGTAGGCATGGTCACCCAGTGATGGGAGCTGGAAATAGGCCGTTGAAGTCTCTTTCGGAGATGTTAAAAGGAAAAAATGGCCGGTTTCGTCAGAATCTCTTAGGAAAACGGGTGGACTATTCTGGTCGTTCCGTAATTATCGTGGGCCCCGAATTGAAGTTTAATCAATGTGGTCTTCCCAAAGAGATGGCATTGGAATTGTTCGAGCCCTTTATTATCAAAAGATTAAAGGATCTCGGATATGTTTATACCATTCGTTCTGCAAAGAAAATGATTCAAAGAGGTTCTCCAGAAGTTTGGGACGTTCTTGAAGAGATCATAAAGGGACATCCGGTTCTATTGAACCGAGCTCCAACTTTGCATAGGTTGGGTATACAAGCTTTTGAGCCGGTTTTAATTGAGGGCAAGGCTATCAGAGTACATCCTCTAGTTTGCGCTGCATTTAACGCGGACTTCGATGGAGACCAGATGGCTGTCCACGTTCCTCTTTCTGTAGAGGCTCAGTTAGAAGCCAAAGTTTTGATGATGGCCCCTGACAATATTTTCTTGCCATCCTCAGGGAAACCCGTGGCTATTCCGTCCAAGGATATGACTTTAGGCTTGTATTATCTCATGGCAGACCCCACTTATTTCCCCGAAAAAATCAAAGTATTTAGTGGGGAGAAGGAGGTTTTGGTAGCTTTGAACAGTGGAGGCTTCATAGATGAAGAGCTTCCTGGGAGACGCGATGAGACTGGTCGAGGTTTACATATTCACGAAACAATCAAGGTTAGGATAGATGATCAGATTATACAAACTACTCCTGGGAGAGTTTTGTTTAATCAAATAGTTCCGAAAGAGCTTGGTTTTCAAAATTACAGTATGCCAAGCAAGAGGATCAGTGAGTTGATTCTTGAATGTTATAAAAAGGTCGGGCTGGAAGCTACCGTTAAATTCCTGGATGACTTGAAAGATCTTGGATTTGTTCAGGCGACAAAAGCAGCAATTTCTATGGGGTTAAAAGATGTGACAATTCCTCCTATGAAGGAAGATGTCTTAAAAGAGGCCTATGAAAAAGTTGCTGTTGTTAAAAAGCAGTATGAAGATGGGATTATTACGGACGGAGAAAGACACTCCAAGACCATTAGTATTTGGACAGAAGTTTCGGATACCCTTTCTGATGCGCTTTATGTTGAAATTAGTAAACAGAAGAATAGCAAGCATAATCCGTTGTTCCTAATGATAGATTCGGGAGCAAGAGGAAATAAATCTCAGCTGAAGCAGCTGGGAGCTCTTCGAGGATTAATGGCAAAGCCTAACGGAGCAATTATTGAATCTCCTATTACCTCTAACTTCCGTGAAGGGTTAACAGTACTGGAATACTCAATTTCCTCACACGGAGCTAGAAAAGGTTTAGCAGATACGGCGCTTAAGACTGCGGATTCTGGATATCTGACTAGAAGATTGGTGGATGTCGCGCAAGATGTCATCATAACAGAACCTGATTGTGGAACGTTGAATTGCATAGAAACTGCAGCTATTCGTCAAGGAACTGAAGAACTTTTGTCCCTCAAAGATCGTATTTACGGAAGGACTGTTGCTGAAGATATTTTCCGTCCAGGGGATAAGAGTCAGCTACTGGCGAAGGCCGGTGATGTGATAACTTCTGTACAAGCAGAAGCTATCGATGATGCAGGCATAGAGTCTGTGAAAATCTTTTCTACTTTGACTTGTGAAAGTCAAAGAGGTGTTTGTGCAAAATGTTATGGTTTGAACCTGGCCAATGGTCGACTAATTGGTATGGGAGAAGCTGTTGGGATTATTGCTGCACAGTCCATTGGAGAGCCTGGAACACAGTTAACCATGAGAACCTTCCACTTAGGAGGTATCGCTGCGACATCCTCCACTCCAGAGATTGTTTCCGATCATGATGGAGTTTTAGTTTACATGAATTTAAGGGTAGTAGAAGGTCAAGACGGTAATAACCTTGTGCTAAACAAGAAGGGGGCTTTGCATATTGTTAAAGATGATGGCCGAAGTCTTGAGGAGTACAAGAAGCTCTTAGGAACTAAATCTATAGAAAGTTTGGAAACCATTCCTGTAGAACTTGGTGTTAAACTGTTAGCGGGAGATGGAGAACGGATTTCAAAAGGACAAAAAATTGCCGAAGTAGAACTTCATAATATACCTATCATTTGCGATAAACCCGGTTTTGTAAAGTACGAAGACCTAGTAGAAGGAGTCTCCACAGAAAAGGTTGTTAACAAAAATACAGGTCTTGTGGAGTTAATCGTTAAGCAACATAGAGGAGAACTACATCCTCAGATTGTTATTTACAATGATCCGGCATTGACAGAACTAATAGGTACCTATGCTATTCCTTCAGGAGCTATTATATCCGTGGAGGAAGGACAAAGGGTTGCTCCGGGAATGCTTTTGGCCAGGTTGCCTAGAGGCGCTATTAAAACAAAGGACATTACAGGTGGATTGCCTAGAGTTGCTGAGTTAGTAGAAGCTAGGAAGCCCGAAGATGCTGCCGACATAGCGAAAATCGATGGAGTGGTGGACTTTAAAGGTGTTCAAAAGAATAAGCGTATAGTTGTAGTCCGAGATGAAGTAACGGGAATGGAAGAAGAGCATCTTGTTCCATTGACTAAACACCTTATAGTTCAAAGGGGAGACAGTGTTTTAAAAGGCCAACAATTGACGGATGGGCTTGTGGTCCCTCATGAGATTTTAGAAATCTGTGGGGTGCGAGAATTGCAAAGGTACCTTGTTAACGAGGTTCAAGAAGTTTATCGCTTGCAAGGGGTGGATATTAACGATAAGCACGTAGAAATTATCGTTAGACAAATGTTGCAAAAGGTGCGGATCACAGACCCGGGAGACACCACACTTCTGTTTGGAGAAGACGTAGATAAGAAAGAATTCTATGAGGAGAATAAACGAACGGAAGAGGATGGAGGAAAGCCTGCTCAGGCAGTTCCAGTTCTTCTGGGGATTACAAAAGCTTCCTTAGGTACAGAATCCTTCATTTCTGCGGCATCATTCCAGGACACAACTCGAGTGCTTACTGAAGCGGCTTGCAGTAGTAAGACAGACTATCTGCTCGGCTTTAAAGAAAATGTGATTATGGGGCATATGATTCCTGGTGGAACAGGATTTGAAACTCATTGTCGAGTCAAGCAGTATCTGGAAAAAGAACAGGAAGAGTTGGTTTTCGATTTTTCTGACGAGTAA